A DNA window from Coffea arabica cultivar ET-39 chromosome 6c, Coffea Arabica ET-39 HiFi, whole genome shotgun sequence contains the following coding sequences:
- the LOC113691759 gene encoding uncharacterized protein isoform X6, translating to MERVVFDQYFVFTVRTPLLLLIVLQRFYSQLQRGVKLLGITNSRRHHHINDLVMKVLFSEMDAATSVVPGNMSCFEEKDGLPVEAFAKVNEIFSSVDWLIPKAEAALSVIHQVAASNVVQEKLAADALHTMGSGTSPKEMAAEKLQEKENSAALEEIVKISTYLMSKEQSGSSTGSLLDVDVNKHTVGSQSVQSGIVTAKLPHPVAPSESCMITAEKSSLTYSHADVMPTASPLLPAYQQKHTSETTPAEVSSQNEPCISPQEIGEKKIVPIFSATEPEPHTITPSTKPVPSPQPLKDAIIDSPSPPPLPPHPTTPPLMDKITRPPPPPPLPIVSSISAEVASSRAPPPPPPPPTTSLNENATSSTGTCQVASLSHQVSTDSSFVTSPRRTGPPPPPPTPLLPLPFTASTIAEKATNSRASSPPPPPPSPPINATLIVHATSATKAAPLLPPLPQLSTASFPETLPRRTGPPSPPSAPDTAASLTESGVGRTGPPPPPPPPATPSSSRDGMPQVPSPPTPPPPPPAPPLKEISTPIGGPPPPPPPPAMPSSSRDGMPQVPSPPTPPPPPPVPPLKEISTPIGGPPPPPPPPLVSGPSAGHTNLSVRPPPPPPPTMAASAKDSSSLIPSAPPPPLPSNGNLKGGFGPTHSVSTATGSSGSLSPSPPPPSAPLPGKGRNLLSRTIPSKSNQTKKLKPLHWLKLTRAVQGSLWAESQKSGDTAKAPAIDISELESLFSAAVPSSDQGGRKANSRASLGQKPEKVQLIDHRRAYNCEIMLSKIKIPLPDLLSSVLALEDSALDDDQVENLIKFCPTKEEMELLKGYKGEKDKLGKCEQVSLILVIHFKLFSFYQDGINLPFCLASSTELKMVLFLRSFQFFLELMQVPRIESKLRVFSFKIQFHSQVSELQKNLNIVNSAADQIRSSVKLKRIMQTILSLGNALNQGTARGSAVGFRLDSLLKLTDTRARNNKMTLMHYLCKVLADKLPELLDFSKDLSSLEPASKVQLKILAEEMQAISKGLEKVIQELSMSENDGAVSENFCKALKEFLSFAEGEVRSLASLYSGVGRNVDALILYFGEDPSRCPFEQVISTILNFMRMFNRAHEENCKQLEFERKKAEKEAAAEKLQLDGRGKGAEHMIHSPIKS from the exons ATGGAGAGGGTGGTTTTCGACCAATATTTCGTATTTACGGTCAGGACCCCTCTCTTGTTGCTGATCGTACTCCAAAGATTTTATTCTCAACTCCAAAGAGGAGTAAAGCTGTTAGGCATTACAAACAG TAGGAGGCATCATCACATTAATGACCTTGTAATGAAGGTCCTTTTCTCGGAGATGGATGCAGCAACTTCCGTAGTTCCAGGGAATATGTCCTGTTTTGAAGAGAAAGACGGCCTTCCAGTGGAGGCATTTGCAAAAGTTAATGAGATCTTTAGCAGTGTGGATTGGCTGATTCCAAAGGCAGAGGCTGCACTCAGTGTGATTCACCAAGTGGCTGCATCAAATGTTGTCCAAGAAAAGTTGGCTGCTGATGCTCTCCATACTATGGGAAGCGGCACATCCCCAAAAGAAATGGCAGCTGAAAAGCTTCAGGAGAAAGAAAACTCTGCAGCTTTAGAGGAAATTGTTAAGATTTCCACGTACTTGATGTCCAAGGAGCAGTCTGGCTCCTCTACCGGTTCTCTCTTGGATGTAGATGTGAATAAACACACAGTAGGATCGCAATCTGTACAGAGTGGTATAGTGACTGCAAAATTGCCACATCCGGTTGCTCCGTCTGAATCTTGTATGATCACTGCTGAAAAGTCTAGTCTTACATATTCACATGCAGACGTTATGCCTACAGCTTCACCTCTCTTGCCAGCTTATCAGCAAAAACATACTTCAGAAACCACACCTGCAGAAGTATCATCCCAAAATGAACCTTGCATATCTCCACAGGAAATTGGTGAGAAAAAAATAGTCCCAATTTTCTCTGCAACTGAGCCTGAACCTCATACAATTACTCCTTCAACTAAACCTGTTCCTTCACCTCAACCTCTAAAGGATGCAATTATTGATTCTCCATCCCCTCCTCCATTGCCCCCACACCCTACCACACCTCCTTTGATGGATAAAATAACCAGACCTCCTCCACCTCCACCACTTCCCATTGTTTCATCTATATCAGCAGAAGTAGCTAGTAGTAGGGCTCCCCCACCACCACCCCCACCGCCAACTACTTctttgaatgaaaatgcaactAGCAGTACTGGAACATGCCAAGTAGCTTCTCTATCCCATCAGGTTTCAACTGATTCTTCTTTTGTTACTTCACCCAGAAGAACTGGACCACCACCTCCCCCACCAACCCCTCTACTCCCACTGCCTTTTACTGCATCAACCATAGCAGAAAAAGCAACTAATAGCAGGGCTTCttcaccaccacctcctccaccATCACCACCTATAAATGCTACATTGATTGTACATGCAACTAGTGCTACCAAAGCAGCGCCACTACTTCCTCCACTGCCTCAGCTTTCGACTGCTTCTTTTCCAGAGACTTTGCCTAGAAGAACTGGGCCACCCTCACCACCTTCTGCACCTGATACTGCTGCTTCTTTAACAGAAAGTGGGGTTGGTAGAACTGGGCCAcctccccctcctcctcctccagcaACACCCTCATCTTCTAGAGATGGAATGCCTCAAGTTCCATCCCCTCCAActccacctcctcctcctccagccCCTCCCTTGAAGGAGATTTCAACTCCTATAGGTGGcccacctccaccaccacctcctccagCAATGCCCTCATCTTCTAGAGATGGAATGCCTCAAGTTCCATCCCCTCCAActccacctcctcctcctccagtCCCTCCCTTGAAGGAGATTTCAACTCCTATAGGTGGcccacctccaccaccacctcctcctttAGTCTCTGGGCCTTCTGCAGGACATACAAATTTATCAGTGAGGCCCCCACCACCCCCTCCTCCGACGATGGCTGCCTCAGCCAAGGATAGCTCCTCTTTGATTCCATCAGCGCCTCCTCCTCCGCTCCCTTCTAATGGGAATCTTAAAGGAGGTTTTGGGCCAACTCATTCTGTTTCAACGGCTACTGGTAGCAGTGGTAGTTTGTCAccatctcctcctcctccttctgcTCCTCTGCCTGGTAAAGGAAGAAACTTATTATCACGTACCATACCATCAAAAAGCAATCAGACCAAAAAATTGAAGCCTCTGCATTGGCTGAAATTAACAAGAGCTGTGCAAGGTAGCTTGTGGGCTGAGTCACAGAAATCTGGTGACACTGCCAA GGCTCCAGCGATTGATATTTCCGAACTTGAATCACTCTTCTCAGCTGCAGTTCCAAGCTCAGACCAAGGGGGCAGGAAAGCAAATTCGCGGGCATCACTGGGGCAAAAACCAGAGAAAGTGCAACTG ATTGATCATAGGCGTGCATATAATTGTGAGATCATGCTGTCAAAGATAAAGATACCATTGCCCGACTTATTG AGTTCAGTGCTTGCCTTGGAAGATTCAGCACTGGATGACGATCAGGTTGAAAACCTGATAAAATTTTGCCCAACAAAAGAGGAAATGGAACTGCTAAAG ggttataAAGGAGAGAAAGATAAGTTAGGAAAATGTGAACaggtttctttaattttggttatccactttaaattattttctttctatCAAGACGGAATAAATTTGCCGTTCTGTTTGGCCAGCTCAACTGAGTTAAAAATGGTATTATTTTTGCGTTCTTTTCAGTTCTTCTTGGAGTTGATGCAAGTACCACGAATAGAATCTAAGCTCAGAGTTTTCTCTTTTAAGATTCAGTTCCACTCCCAG GTTTCTGAGCTACAGAAGAATCTAAATATTGTAAATTCAGCAGCTGATCAG ATCAGGAGTTCAGTCAAATTGAAGAGAATCATGCAAACAATTCTTTCATTGGGAAATGCATTGAACCAGGGAACTGCAAGGG GCTCTGCAGTCGGGTTCAGATTAGACAGCCTTCTTAAACTTACCGATACACGCGCTCGAAATAACAAGATGACACTAATGCATTACCTTTGCAAG GTGCTTGCTGATAAACTGCCAGAACTTCTGGATTTTTCCAAAGATCTATCTAGCTTGGAACCTGCTTCAAAG gtccaattgaaaattttggcagAGGAGATGCAAGCTATTAGCAAAGGACTTGAAAAGGTCATACAGGAGTTGTCCATGTCTGAAAATGATGGGGCTGTGTCTGAAAATTTTTGCAAG GCCTTGAAAGAGTTCCTCTCTTTTGCTGAAGGAGAAGTGAGATCCTTGGCTTCACTCTATTCTGGGGTG GGCAGAAATGTTGATGCGTTGATTCTGTACTTTGGAGAAGATCCATCTCGTTGCCCATTTGAACAAG TTATTTCAACCATTCTCAACTTTATGAGAATGTTCAATCGAGCCCATGAGGAAAATTGCAAGCAGCTTGAGTTTGAGCGAAAGAAAGCAGAAAAGGAAGCTGCAGCTGAAAAACTTCAGTTAGATGGTCGAGGAAAAGGAGCTGAGCACATGATACATTCTCCAATTAAGAGTTAG
- the LOC113691759 gene encoding formin-like protein 6 isoform X5, which produces MERVVFDQYFVFTVRTPLLLLIVLQRFYSQLQRGVKLLGITNRSNILMLNRDEIDILWDAKDLFPKDFRAEVLFSEMDAATSVVPGNMSCFEEKDGLPVEAFAKVNEIFSSVDWLIPKAEAALSVIHQVAASNVVQEKLAADALHTMGSGTSPKEMAAEKLQEKENSAALEEIVKISTYLMSKEQSGSSTGSLLDVDVNKHTVGSQSVQSGIVTAKLPHPVAPSESCMITAEKSSLTYSHADVMPTASPLLPAYQQKHTSETTPAEVSSQNEPCISPQEIGEKKIVPIFSATEPEPHTITPSTKPVPSPQPLKDAIIDSPSPPPLPPHPTTPPLMDKITRPPPPPPLPIVSSISAEVASSRAPPPPPPPPTTSLNENATSSTGTCQVASLSHQVSTDSSFVTSPRRTGPPPPPPTPLLPLPFTASTIAEKATNSRASSPPPPPPSPPINATLIVHATSATKAAPLLPPLPQLSTASFPETLPRRTGPPSPPSAPDTAASLTESGVGRTGPPPPPPPPATPSSSRDGMPQVPSPPTPPPPPPAPPLKEISTPIGGPPPPPPPPAMPSSSRDGMPQVPSPPTPPPPPPVPPLKEISTPIGGPPPPPPPPLVSGPSAGHTNLSVRPPPPPPPTMAASAKDSSSLIPSAPPPPLPSNGNLKGGFGPTHSVSTATGSSGSLSPSPPPPSAPLPGKGRNLLSRTIPSKSNQTKKLKPLHWLKLTRAVQGSLWAESQKSGDTAKAPAIDISELESLFSAAVPSSDQGGRKANSRASLGQKPEKVQLIDHRRAYNCEIMLSKIKIPLPDLLSSVLALEDSALDDDQVENLIKFCPTKEEMELLKGYKGEKDKLGKCEQVSLILVIHFKLFSFYQDGINLPFCLASSTELKMVLFLRSFQFFLELMQVPRIESKLRVFSFKIQFHSQVSELQKNLNIVNSAADQIRSSVKLKRIMQTILSLGNALNQGTARGSAVGFRLDSLLKLTDTRARNNKMTLMHYLCKVLADKLPELLDFSKDLSSLEPASKVQLKILAEEMQAISKGLEKVIQELSMSENDGAVSENFCKALKEFLSFAEGEVRSLASLYSGVGRNVDALILYFGEDPSRCPFEQVISTILNFMRMFNRAHEENCKQLEFERKKAEKEAAAEKLQLDGRGKGAEHMIHSPIKS; this is translated from the exons ATGGAGAGGGTGGTTTTCGACCAATATTTCGTATTTACGGTCAGGACCCCTCTCTTGTTGCTGATCGTACTCCAAAGATTTTATTCTCAACTCCAAAGAGGAGTAAAGCTGTTAGGCATTACAAACAG ATCAAATATTTTAATGCTTAATCGCGATGAAATTGACATATTGTGGGATGCCAAGGATCTGTTTCCAAAAGATTTCAGGGCAGAG GTCCTTTTCTCGGAGATGGATGCAGCAACTTCCGTAGTTCCAGGGAATATGTCCTGTTTTGAAGAGAAAGACGGCCTTCCAGTGGAGGCATTTGCAAAAGTTAATGAGATCTTTAGCAGTGTGGATTGGCTGATTCCAAAGGCAGAGGCTGCACTCAGTGTGATTCACCAAGTGGCTGCATCAAATGTTGTCCAAGAAAAGTTGGCTGCTGATGCTCTCCATACTATGGGAAGCGGCACATCCCCAAAAGAAATGGCAGCTGAAAAGCTTCAGGAGAAAGAAAACTCTGCAGCTTTAGAGGAAATTGTTAAGATTTCCACGTACTTGATGTCCAAGGAGCAGTCTGGCTCCTCTACCGGTTCTCTCTTGGATGTAGATGTGAATAAACACACAGTAGGATCGCAATCTGTACAGAGTGGTATAGTGACTGCAAAATTGCCACATCCGGTTGCTCCGTCTGAATCTTGTATGATCACTGCTGAAAAGTCTAGTCTTACATATTCACATGCAGACGTTATGCCTACAGCTTCACCTCTCTTGCCAGCTTATCAGCAAAAACATACTTCAGAAACCACACCTGCAGAAGTATCATCCCAAAATGAACCTTGCATATCTCCACAGGAAATTGGTGAGAAAAAAATAGTCCCAATTTTCTCTGCAACTGAGCCTGAACCTCATACAATTACTCCTTCAACTAAACCTGTTCCTTCACCTCAACCTCTAAAGGATGCAATTATTGATTCTCCATCCCCTCCTCCATTGCCCCCACACCCTACCACACCTCCTTTGATGGATAAAATAACCAGACCTCCTCCACCTCCACCACTTCCCATTGTTTCATCTATATCAGCAGAAGTAGCTAGTAGTAGGGCTCCCCCACCACCACCCCCACCGCCAACTACTTctttgaatgaaaatgcaactAGCAGTACTGGAACATGCCAAGTAGCTTCTCTATCCCATCAGGTTTCAACTGATTCTTCTTTTGTTACTTCACCCAGAAGAACTGGACCACCACCTCCCCCACCAACCCCTCTACTCCCACTGCCTTTTACTGCATCAACCATAGCAGAAAAAGCAACTAATAGCAGGGCTTCttcaccaccacctcctccaccATCACCACCTATAAATGCTACATTGATTGTACATGCAACTAGTGCTACCAAAGCAGCGCCACTACTTCCTCCACTGCCTCAGCTTTCGACTGCTTCTTTTCCAGAGACTTTGCCTAGAAGAACTGGGCCACCCTCACCACCTTCTGCACCTGATACTGCTGCTTCTTTAACAGAAAGTGGGGTTGGTAGAACTGGGCCAcctccccctcctcctcctccagcaACACCCTCATCTTCTAGAGATGGAATGCCTCAAGTTCCATCCCCTCCAActccacctcctcctcctccagccCCTCCCTTGAAGGAGATTTCAACTCCTATAGGTGGcccacctccaccaccacctcctccagCAATGCCCTCATCTTCTAGAGATGGAATGCCTCAAGTTCCATCCCCTCCAActccacctcctcctcctccagtCCCTCCCTTGAAGGAGATTTCAACTCCTATAGGTGGcccacctccaccaccacctcctcctttAGTCTCTGGGCCTTCTGCAGGACATACAAATTTATCAGTGAGGCCCCCACCACCCCCTCCTCCGACGATGGCTGCCTCAGCCAAGGATAGCTCCTCTTTGATTCCATCAGCGCCTCCTCCTCCGCTCCCTTCTAATGGGAATCTTAAAGGAGGTTTTGGGCCAACTCATTCTGTTTCAACGGCTACTGGTAGCAGTGGTAGTTTGTCAccatctcctcctcctccttctgcTCCTCTGCCTGGTAAAGGAAGAAACTTATTATCACGTACCATACCATCAAAAAGCAATCAGACCAAAAAATTGAAGCCTCTGCATTGGCTGAAATTAACAAGAGCTGTGCAAGGTAGCTTGTGGGCTGAGTCACAGAAATCTGGTGACACTGCCAA GGCTCCAGCGATTGATATTTCCGAACTTGAATCACTCTTCTCAGCTGCAGTTCCAAGCTCAGACCAAGGGGGCAGGAAAGCAAATTCGCGGGCATCACTGGGGCAAAAACCAGAGAAAGTGCAACTG ATTGATCATAGGCGTGCATATAATTGTGAGATCATGCTGTCAAAGATAAAGATACCATTGCCCGACTTATTG AGTTCAGTGCTTGCCTTGGAAGATTCAGCACTGGATGACGATCAGGTTGAAAACCTGATAAAATTTTGCCCAACAAAAGAGGAAATGGAACTGCTAAAG ggttataAAGGAGAGAAAGATAAGTTAGGAAAATGTGAACaggtttctttaattttggttatccactttaaattattttctttctatCAAGACGGAATAAATTTGCCGTTCTGTTTGGCCAGCTCAACTGAGTTAAAAATGGTATTATTTTTGCGTTCTTTTCAGTTCTTCTTGGAGTTGATGCAAGTACCACGAATAGAATCTAAGCTCAGAGTTTTCTCTTTTAAGATTCAGTTCCACTCCCAG GTTTCTGAGCTACAGAAGAATCTAAATATTGTAAATTCAGCAGCTGATCAG ATCAGGAGTTCAGTCAAATTGAAGAGAATCATGCAAACAATTCTTTCATTGGGAAATGCATTGAACCAGGGAACTGCAAGGG GCTCTGCAGTCGGGTTCAGATTAGACAGCCTTCTTAAACTTACCGATACACGCGCTCGAAATAACAAGATGACACTAATGCATTACCTTTGCAAG GTGCTTGCTGATAAACTGCCAGAACTTCTGGATTTTTCCAAAGATCTATCTAGCTTGGAACCTGCTTCAAAG gtccaattgaaaattttggcagAGGAGATGCAAGCTATTAGCAAAGGACTTGAAAAGGTCATACAGGAGTTGTCCATGTCTGAAAATGATGGGGCTGTGTCTGAAAATTTTTGCAAG GCCTTGAAAGAGTTCCTCTCTTTTGCTGAAGGAGAAGTGAGATCCTTGGCTTCACTCTATTCTGGGGTG GGCAGAAATGTTGATGCGTTGATTCTGTACTTTGGAGAAGATCCATCTCGTTGCCCATTTGAACAAG TTATTTCAACCATTCTCAACTTTATGAGAATGTTCAATCGAGCCCATGAGGAAAATTGCAAGCAGCTTGAGTTTGAGCGAAAGAAAGCAGAAAAGGAAGCTGCAGCTGAAAAACTTCAGTTAGATGGTCGAGGAAAAGGAGCTGAGCACATGATACATTCTCCAATTAAGAGTTAG
- the LOC113691759 gene encoding formin-like protein 13 isoform X7, with the protein MQREKMIFRAMFNTAFIRSNILMLNRDEIDILWDAKDLFPKDFRAEVLFSEMDAATSVVPGNMSCFEEKDGLPVEAFAKVNEIFSSVDWLIPKAEAALSVIHQVAASNVVQEKLAADALHTMGSGTSPKEMAAEKLQEKENSAALEEIVKISTYLMSKEQSGSSTGSLLDVDVNKHTVGSQSVQSGIVTAKLPHPVAPSESCMITAEKSSLTYSHADVMPTASPLLPAYQQKHTSETTPAEVSSQNEPCISPQEIGEKKIVPIFSATEPEPHTITPSTKPVPSPQPLKDAIIDSPSPPPLPPHPTTPPLMDKITRPPPPPPLPIVSSISAEVASSRAPPPPPPPPTTSLNENATSSTGTCQVASLSHQVSTDSSFVTSPRRTGPPPPPPTPLLPLPFTASTIAEKATNSRASSPPPPPPSPPINATLIVHATSATKAAPLLPPLPQLSTASFPETLPRRTGPPSPPSAPDTAASLTESGVGRTGPPPPPPPPATPSSSRDGMPQVPSPPTPPPPPPAPPLKEISTPIGGPPPPPPPPAMPSSSRDGMPQVPSPPTPPPPPPVPPLKEISTPIGGPPPPPPPPLVSGPSAGHTNLSVRPPPPPPPTMAASAKDSSSLIPSAPPPPLPSNGNLKGGFGPTHSVSTATGSSGSLSPSPPPPSAPLPGKGRNLLSRTIPSKSNQTKKLKPLHWLKLTRAVQGSLWAESQKSGDTAKAPAIDISELESLFSAAVPSSDQGGRKANSRASLGQKPEKVQLIDHRRAYNCEIMLSKIKIPLPDLLSSVLALEDSALDDDQVENLIKFCPTKEEMELLKGYKGEKDKLGKCEQVSLILVIHFKLFSFYQDGINLPFCLASSTELKMVLFLRSFQFFLELMQVPRIESKLRVFSFKIQFHSQVSELQKNLNIVNSAADQIRSSVKLKRIMQTILSLGNALNQGTARGSAVGFRLDSLLKLTDTRARNNKMTLMHYLCKVLADKLPELLDFSKDLSSLEPASKVQLKILAEEMQAISKGLEKVIQELSMSENDGAVSENFCKALKEFLSFAEGEVRSLASLYSGVGRNVDALILYFGEDPSRCPFEQVISTILNFMRMFNRAHEENCKQLEFERKKAEKEAAAEKLQLDGRGKGAEHMIHSPIKS; encoded by the exons ATGCAACGTGAAAAGATGATTTTCCGAGCTATGTTTAACACTGCCTTTATCAGATCAAATATTTTAATGCTTAATCGCGATGAAATTGACATATTGTGGGATGCCAAGGATCTGTTTCCAAAAGATTTCAGGGCAGAG GTCCTTTTCTCGGAGATGGATGCAGCAACTTCCGTAGTTCCAGGGAATATGTCCTGTTTTGAAGAGAAAGACGGCCTTCCAGTGGAGGCATTTGCAAAAGTTAATGAGATCTTTAGCAGTGTGGATTGGCTGATTCCAAAGGCAGAGGCTGCACTCAGTGTGATTCACCAAGTGGCTGCATCAAATGTTGTCCAAGAAAAGTTGGCTGCTGATGCTCTCCATACTATGGGAAGCGGCACATCCCCAAAAGAAATGGCAGCTGAAAAGCTTCAGGAGAAAGAAAACTCTGCAGCTTTAGAGGAAATTGTTAAGATTTCCACGTACTTGATGTCCAAGGAGCAGTCTGGCTCCTCTACCGGTTCTCTCTTGGATGTAGATGTGAATAAACACACAGTAGGATCGCAATCTGTACAGAGTGGTATAGTGACTGCAAAATTGCCACATCCGGTTGCTCCGTCTGAATCTTGTATGATCACTGCTGAAAAGTCTAGTCTTACATATTCACATGCAGACGTTATGCCTACAGCTTCACCTCTCTTGCCAGCTTATCAGCAAAAACATACTTCAGAAACCACACCTGCAGAAGTATCATCCCAAAATGAACCTTGCATATCTCCACAGGAAATTGGTGAGAAAAAAATAGTCCCAATTTTCTCTGCAACTGAGCCTGAACCTCATACAATTACTCCTTCAACTAAACCTGTTCCTTCACCTCAACCTCTAAAGGATGCAATTATTGATTCTCCATCCCCTCCTCCATTGCCCCCACACCCTACCACACCTCCTTTGATGGATAAAATAACCAGACCTCCTCCACCTCCACCACTTCCCATTGTTTCATCTATATCAGCAGAAGTAGCTAGTAGTAGGGCTCCCCCACCACCACCCCCACCGCCAACTACTTctttgaatgaaaatgcaactAGCAGTACTGGAACATGCCAAGTAGCTTCTCTATCCCATCAGGTTTCAACTGATTCTTCTTTTGTTACTTCACCCAGAAGAACTGGACCACCACCTCCCCCACCAACCCCTCTACTCCCACTGCCTTTTACTGCATCAACCATAGCAGAAAAAGCAACTAATAGCAGGGCTTCttcaccaccacctcctccaccATCACCACCTATAAATGCTACATTGATTGTACATGCAACTAGTGCTACCAAAGCAGCGCCACTACTTCCTCCACTGCCTCAGCTTTCGACTGCTTCTTTTCCAGAGACTTTGCCTAGAAGAACTGGGCCACCCTCACCACCTTCTGCACCTGATACTGCTGCTTCTTTAACAGAAAGTGGGGTTGGTAGAACTGGGCCAcctccccctcctcctcctccagcaACACCCTCATCTTCTAGAGATGGAATGCCTCAAGTTCCATCCCCTCCAActccacctcctcctcctccagccCCTCCCTTGAAGGAGATTTCAACTCCTATAGGTGGcccacctccaccaccacctcctccagCAATGCCCTCATCTTCTAGAGATGGAATGCCTCAAGTTCCATCCCCTCCAActccacctcctcctcctccagtCCCTCCCTTGAAGGAGATTTCAACTCCTATAGGTGGcccacctccaccaccacctcctcctttAGTCTCTGGGCCTTCTGCAGGACATACAAATTTATCAGTGAGGCCCCCACCACCCCCTCCTCCGACGATGGCTGCCTCAGCCAAGGATAGCTCCTCTTTGATTCCATCAGCGCCTCCTCCTCCGCTCCCTTCTAATGGGAATCTTAAAGGAGGTTTTGGGCCAACTCATTCTGTTTCAACGGCTACTGGTAGCAGTGGTAGTTTGTCAccatctcctcctcctccttctgcTCCTCTGCCTGGTAAAGGAAGAAACTTATTATCACGTACCATACCATCAAAAAGCAATCAGACCAAAAAATTGAAGCCTCTGCATTGGCTGAAATTAACAAGAGCTGTGCAAGGTAGCTTGTGGGCTGAGTCACAGAAATCTGGTGACACTGCCAA GGCTCCAGCGATTGATATTTCCGAACTTGAATCACTCTTCTCAGCTGCAGTTCCAAGCTCAGACCAAGGGGGCAGGAAAGCAAATTCGCGGGCATCACTGGGGCAAAAACCAGAGAAAGTGCAACTG ATTGATCATAGGCGTGCATATAATTGTGAGATCATGCTGTCAAAGATAAAGATACCATTGCCCGACTTATTG AGTTCAGTGCTTGCCTTGGAAGATTCAGCACTGGATGACGATCAGGTTGAAAACCTGATAAAATTTTGCCCAACAAAAGAGGAAATGGAACTGCTAAAG ggttataAAGGAGAGAAAGATAAGTTAGGAAAATGTGAACaggtttctttaattttggttatccactttaaattattttctttctatCAAGACGGAATAAATTTGCCGTTCTGTTTGGCCAGCTCAACTGAGTTAAAAATGGTATTATTTTTGCGTTCTTTTCAGTTCTTCTTGGAGTTGATGCAAGTACCACGAATAGAATCTAAGCTCAGAGTTTTCTCTTTTAAGATTCAGTTCCACTCCCAG GTTTCTGAGCTACAGAAGAATCTAAATATTGTAAATTCAGCAGCTGATCAG ATCAGGAGTTCAGTCAAATTGAAGAGAATCATGCAAACAATTCTTTCATTGGGAAATGCATTGAACCAGGGAACTGCAAGGG GCTCTGCAGTCGGGTTCAGATTAGACAGCCTTCTTAAACTTACCGATACACGCGCTCGAAATAACAAGATGACACTAATGCATTACCTTTGCAAG GTGCTTGCTGATAAACTGCCAGAACTTCTGGATTTTTCCAAAGATCTATCTAGCTTGGAACCTGCTTCAAAG gtccaattgaaaattttggcagAGGAGATGCAAGCTATTAGCAAAGGACTTGAAAAGGTCATACAGGAGTTGTCCATGTCTGAAAATGATGGGGCTGTGTCTGAAAATTTTTGCAAG GCCTTGAAAGAGTTCCTCTCTTTTGCTGAAGGAGAAGTGAGATCCTTGGCTTCACTCTATTCTGGGGTG GGCAGAAATGTTGATGCGTTGATTCTGTACTTTGGAGAAGATCCATCTCGTTGCCCATTTGAACAAG TTATTTCAACCATTCTCAACTTTATGAGAATGTTCAATCGAGCCCATGAGGAAAATTGCAAGCAGCTTGAGTTTGAGCGAAAGAAAGCAGAAAAGGAAGCTGCAGCTGAAAAACTTCAGTTAGATGGTCGAGGAAAAGGAGCTGAGCACATGATACATTCTCCAATTAAGAGTTAG